Proteins encoded by one window of Lathyrus oleraceus cultivar Zhongwan6 chromosome 1, CAAS_Psat_ZW6_1.0, whole genome shotgun sequence:
- the LOC127127497 gene encoding kinesin-like protein KIN-14U yields the protein MLLSNGEDQTQLLPSETETQVSNSDSVEGLLPVSKVYTDVVVVPEQQNNEIQHLISNLQREVEELRLKQRVVDGKRRQALSKILDIKGSIRVFCRIRPNLSKEKRRNYEPVSAESERVRVKFGGTRKEFAFDKVFHQDTTQESVFVEVEPILRSAMDGHNVCVFAYGQTGTCKTFTMDGTNEQLGIIPRAIEELFRQASMDASSSFTFSMSMLEVYMGHVRDLLSPRQSCRTHEPLTKCNLNIQTDPKGLVEIEGLSEVQISESAKAKWWYNKGKRFRSTSWTNVNQASSRSHCLTRINIFRRGDSSEAKSKTSKLWMVDLGGSGRLLKTGARGLTLDEGCAINLSLSALADVLAALKRKRCHVPYRNSKLTQLLRDSLGMILLSSLNCKYSQLLRRK from the exons ATGTTGCTTTCTAATGGAGAAGACCAGACTCAGCTGCTGCCTTCAGAAACTGAAACTCAGGTTTCAAACTCTGATTCAGTTGAAGGGTTATTACCGGTTTCAAAAGTTTACACTGATGTGGTTGTTGTTCCTGAGCAACAAAACAACGAGATTCAACACTTGATATCCAATTTACAAA GAGAGGTTGAGGAACTGAGGCTGAAGCAGAGAGTAGTGGATGGAAAGAGGAGACAAGCATTGAGTAAGATATTGGATATCAAAG GGAGCATTAGAGTGTTTTGTAGGATTCGACCGAATCTTTCGAAAGAGAAGAGAAGAAATTATGAACCTGTATCAGCTGAATCAGAGAGAGTTCGAGTTAAGTTTGGTGGGACAAGAAAAGAGTTTGCGTTTGATAAGGTTTTTCATCAAGATACAACTCAAG AAAGTGTTTTTGTTGAAGTGGAGCCAATTCTAAGATCTGCAATGGACGGGCACAATGTGTGCGTTTTCGCTTATGGTCAAACCGGCACATGCAAGACATTCACCATG GATGGTACAAATGAGCAGTTAGGGATTATTCCTCGAGCTATTGAAGAACTCTTTCGTCAAGCGTCAATGGATGCTTCGTCCTCTTTTACTTTTTCAATGAGTATGTTGGAAGTTTACATGGGCCATGTCAGGGATCTGCTGTCTCCAAGACAGTCTTGTAGAACACATGAACCTCTCACTAAGTG CAATCTCAACATCCAAACAGATCCAAAGGGATTGGTGGAAATTGAGGGTCTCTCAGAAGTGCAAATTTCCGAGAGTGCTAAAGCAAAATGGTGGTACAACAAAGGAAAACGATTCAGATCAACCTCGTGGACAAATGTAAACCAGGCATCAAGCAGGTCGCACTG CTTGACAAGGATAAACATATTTAGACGTGGGGATTCTTCCGAAGCCAAAAGCAAAACAAGTAAGTTGTGGATGGTTGATCTTGGAGGCAGCGGACGATTGCTAAAAACCGGGGCCAGAGGACTAACACTTGACGAAGGTTGTGCCATTAATCTTTCTCTTTCAGCTCTAGCTGATGTCCTTGCAGCTTTGAAGAGAAAGAGGTGTCATGTGCCTTACAG AAATAGCAAGCTGACCCAGCTACTGAGAGATTCTCTCGGTATGATACTGCTTTCTTCTCTAAATTGCAAATACAGTCAACTTTTGCGTAGAAAATAA